A region of the Nitrospiraceae bacterium genome:
GCTCGGGCAACGGGTGGCCGAGGTGGCTTGGGCTGTGAAAAAAGGCTTCGGCCGGTAGCGCTACTGGTAGGCAGGTAACAATCGGGAACGAGCAGAGGAGAGGTCAGGACGCGATCTTATTTCCCAAACCGTCCAAGTGGCTCTGAGCCAGCGCGACAAGCTCGTGGATGTTCTTGGCGCAGCGACCGCAACATCCCTTGTCGCGAAGTCCGAACTCAGCGATAAGCTGGCGGGTCGTCACGCAGCCTGTTCGGCCAGCTTCCCGCACATCCGATTCAGTCAACCCTTTGCAGAGGCACACATACATAATTCGTGCTCCTTCCGACCGGGTCAATTCAGCTGCATGGCGATTATGAGAAGCATTCTCAACTGTGCAAAGTATACCGCCCATCCCCGGATCTGTCAATCGCGCATCCGTCCGCTTCCAGCCTCTTTTCTCCGCAGCGGCAGCTAGGGCCTTGAAAGGTGCATCTAATGAGCTCGTGGATTGCAAGTGATTGATTATGCATGAAAATATTCTATGTTGACCCGCAGTCGGTTGGCGGCCCTGAACCAAGGGCAGTGGAAATGCTGAAGCGACTCGAGATTTCATCCAGGAATGGTGATAGACTGCGCCTCTCCTGCACTCATTGAAATTGCAGCCTGTGGCAGAACTG
Encoded here:
- a CDS encoding (2Fe-2S)-binding protein, whose product is MYVCLCKGLTESDVREAGRTGCVTTRQLIAEFGLRDKGCCGRCAKNIHELVALAQSHLDGLGNKIAS